The proteins below are encoded in one region of Paramisgurnus dabryanus chromosome 2, PD_genome_1.1, whole genome shotgun sequence:
- the LOC135743636 gene encoding inositol 1,4,5-triphosphate receptor associated 2, which yields MASEKWTECHSSLEDDCESHLPSSRLLSRNYGCHRRRAPSLSIDSGTFSVEPCQAFESSEGEVQASTVVQYLQSMTLQNSGQDKLKNLQRMLDPENQNDPVSRDRFHATMRDWIAQCCQDGLPEDKNQVPGSVFRKLSLTGTEYPTSLNEATFTDGAECHCESGDLFGLVAELKHNQQRLSEQNSSLLRTVSQCEDTILQLNLEVSELHTKLASAQLFAVRSQALSEELDETKSALWESQDRATRAQASNRALIKESERLKALIKITEEKNVKITMERNLSEERINKLKREISDLRSELEETHMVLAVKDRDLTKRNILLEKLKDIHFESHKLIEGLQSELMRLQEHSQQALFRLNKSHTGSPPGSHRICATNHQSLDCEIQEAQPNVAMELSSSLSQMLPIQGGDIQNIKPVELSHILHMQFAETVRNAHHRHYPPVSQTRLKASPRLKHMSQLKITCTYRS from the exons AGAAGTGGACTGAATGTCACAGTTCTTTAGAGGACGACTGTGAATCACATCTTCCCTCTTCCCGGCTCTTATCAAGGAATTATGGTTGCCATAGACGCAGAGCTCCAAGCCTTTCTATTGATTCTGGAACTTTTTCTGTGGAGCCCTGCCAGGCGTTTGAAAGCAGTGAAG GAGAGGTCCAGGCCTCCACGGTGGTGCAGTATCTCCAGTCCATGACCCTCCAAAATTCCGGCCAGGATAAGCTGAAAAATTTGCAGCGCATGCTGGATCCAGAGAACCAGAACGACCCTGTTAGTCGGGATAGGTTTCATGCCACCATGAGGGATTGGATAGCCCAGTGCTGCCAAGATGG CCTGCCTGAAGATAAGAACCAGGTACCAGGTTCAGTCTTTAGAAAATTATCTTTAACTG GGACAGAGTATCCTACTTCTTTAAATGAAGCCACATTCACAGATGGAGCTGAATGTCATTG TGAGTCTGGAGATCTGTTTGGGTTAGTAGCTGAACTGAAACACAACCAGCAGAGGTTAAGTGAGCAGAACAGCAGTCTGTTAAGAACCGTTTCTCAGTGTGAAGACACAATACTACAACTCAACCTGGAGGTTTCAGAGTTACACACCAAACTTGCCAG TGCTCAGTTGTTTGCGGTAAGATCACAGGCTCTTTCTGAAGAACTTGATGAAACCAAAAGTGCCCTTTGGGAGAGCCAGGACAGAGCCACACGAGCACAAGCCAGCAACCGTGCATTA ATAAAGGAAAGTGAACGATTGAAAGCCCTGATTAAAATAACTGAGGAAAAG aatgtaaaaataacaatggaGAGAAACCTGAGTGAGGAGCGAATAAACAAACTGAAAAGAGAAATCTCTGATTTAAGG AGTGAACTGGAAGAAACGCATATGGTACTAGCTGTAAAAGACAGAGACCTTACTAAG AGAAACATACTGCTGGAAAAGCTGAAGGACATTCACTTTGAAAGCCACAAACTTATTGAg GGCTTACAGTCAGAACTGATGAGGTTACAAGAGCACTCACAGCAAGCACTCTTCAG GTTAAATAAATCCCATACCGGCTCTCCTCCTGGTTCACATAGAATATGTGCGACAAACCATCAGTCTCTGGATTGTGAGATTCAGGAAGCTCAACCG AATGTGGCCATGGAGTTGAGTTCCTCACTCAGTCAGATGTTGCCAATCCAGGGAGGAGATATTCAAAACATCAAGCCTGTTGAATTATCCCATATTCTCCATATGCAATTCGCAGAGACTGTGAGAAATGCACATCATAGACATTATCCCCctgtttcacagacaaggcttaaggctagtcctcgactaaaacacatgtctcaactgaaaataacgtGCACgtacagatcttaa